The Archangium lipolyticum genome contains a region encoding:
- a CDS encoding prolipoprotein diacylglyceryl transferase, which yields MIPYLHVPSIKLGPLTIEPFGIFVAMGILLAARLLARQAEREGLDSTPLQDYAPWGVGVGVVVGHLFHLFAYHPEELSKSPFQIFKVWDGLSSFGGLIGGILAAVVFFRVRKLRFRDYADAFALSVAPGWAVARLGCFAVHDHPGVRTDFFLAIDFPLPLGPRHDLGLYDAAFLFAISALLWGLRNAGKLRGKLLPLLSLLYAFGRFFFDSLRATDLSYVDSRYLGLTPAQFGCFALVAFGLWGLVKWDAPARKPTPASGSGGGSVQAAR from the coding sequence GTGATTCCCTACCTGCACGTTCCTTCCATCAAGCTCGGCCCCCTCACCATCGAGCCCTTCGGCATCTTCGTGGCGATGGGCATCCTCCTCGCCGCACGCCTCCTGGCACGCCAGGCCGAGCGCGAGGGGCTCGATTCCACGCCCCTCCAGGACTATGCCCCCTGGGGCGTCGGTGTGGGTGTCGTCGTCGGCCACCTCTTCCACCTCTTCGCCTACCACCCCGAGGAGCTCTCCAAGAGCCCGTTCCAGATCTTCAAGGTGTGGGATGGCCTCTCCTCCTTCGGCGGGCTGATCGGCGGCATCCTCGCCGCCGTGGTCTTCTTCCGGGTGCGCAAGCTGCGCTTCCGCGACTACGCCGATGCCTTCGCGCTCTCCGTCGCCCCCGGCTGGGCCGTCGCCCGGCTCGGCTGCTTCGCCGTGCACGACCACCCCGGCGTCCGCACCGACTTCTTCCTCGCCATCGACTTCCCCCTCCCCCTGGGGCCCCGTCATGACCTGGGCCTCTACGACGCCGCCTTCCTCTTCGCCATCTCCGCCCTGCTCTGGGGTCTGCGCAACGCCGGCAAGCTGCGTGGGAAGCTCCTGCCCCTGCTCTCCCTCCTCTACGCCTTCGGCCGCTTCTTCTTCGACTCCCTGCGCGCCACCGACCTGTCCTATGTCGACTCCCGCTACCTCGGCCTGACACCCGCCCAGTTCGGGTGCTTCGCGCTCGTCGCCTTCGGCCTCTGGGGGCTCGTGAAGTGGGATGCCCCCGCCAGGAAGCCCACGCCCGCCTCGGGCTCGGGGGGCGGAAGCGTCCAGGCCGCCCGGTAG
- a CDS encoding phytoene desaturase family protein → MKKTTEVAVVGGGMGGLAVAVLLARGGRKVTLFEKSRHLGGRAQTTVVEGYQLNLGPHALYMGGAAARVLGALGVPMRGRGPTGEGSLALRDGRLHALPSGAVSLLMTDLLGAAGKLELGRVMTGLMKEDAAKLEGTSLREWLEGHVSRAEVREVVEAVFRLSTYCADTRELGADAAVAQYQVARKGVRYIDGGWKELVNGLVALAGSAGVEVVTSARVETVERETGGGSSRVRGLRLADGTEYEAEAVVVAGSPREVAELLPGDEVLAGWAAESVPVKAASLDVGLSRLTRPRALFALGVDGPWYASVHTGWAKLAPEGGALVHVAKYLGGKDTEASERELEEVLELLQPGWREHVVTKRFLPGLTVMNALPTKEKGLAGRPGPGVGHVRGLYVVGDWVGREGMLVDASLASAETVARELLREAGARAA, encoded by the coding sequence ATGAAGAAGACGACGGAAGTGGCGGTGGTGGGAGGAGGGATGGGGGGTCTGGCGGTGGCGGTGCTGCTGGCGAGAGGAGGGCGGAAGGTGACGCTCTTCGAGAAGTCGAGGCACCTGGGGGGGCGAGCGCAGACGACGGTGGTGGAGGGCTACCAGCTCAACCTGGGGCCGCACGCGCTGTACATGGGAGGGGCGGCGGCGCGGGTGCTGGGGGCGCTGGGGGTGCCGATGCGAGGGCGGGGCCCGACAGGGGAAGGGAGCCTGGCGCTGCGAGATGGCCGCCTGCACGCACTGCCCTCGGGGGCGGTGTCGCTGCTGATGACGGATCTGCTGGGGGCGGCGGGCAAGCTGGAGTTGGGGAGGGTGATGACGGGGCTGATGAAGGAGGACGCCGCGAAGCTGGAGGGCACGAGCCTGCGCGAGTGGCTGGAGGGGCACGTCTCGAGAGCGGAGGTGAGGGAGGTGGTGGAGGCCGTCTTCCGGCTGTCGACGTACTGCGCGGACACGAGGGAGCTGGGGGCGGACGCGGCGGTGGCGCAGTACCAGGTGGCGAGGAAGGGGGTGCGCTACATCGACGGCGGCTGGAAGGAGCTGGTGAACGGACTCGTCGCGTTGGCGGGGAGCGCGGGGGTCGAGGTGGTGACGTCGGCGCGGGTGGAGACGGTGGAGCGGGAGACGGGAGGGGGGTCGTCCCGGGTGCGAGGGCTGCGGTTGGCGGACGGGACGGAGTACGAGGCGGAGGCGGTGGTGGTGGCGGGGTCGCCGAGGGAGGTGGCGGAGCTGCTCCCCGGAGACGAGGTGTTGGCGGGGTGGGCGGCGGAGTCGGTGCCGGTGAAGGCGGCGTCGCTGGACGTGGGCCTTTCGAGGCTGACGAGGCCGAGGGCGCTGTTCGCGCTCGGGGTGGACGGCCCGTGGTACGCGTCGGTGCACACGGGGTGGGCGAAGCTGGCGCCGGAGGGAGGCGCGTTGGTGCACGTGGCGAAGTACCTGGGGGGGAAGGACACGGAGGCGAGCGAGAGGGAGTTGGAGGAGGTGTTGGAGCTGCTGCAACCGGGCTGGCGCGAGCACGTGGTGACGAAGCGCTTCCTGCCGGGGCTGACGGTGATGAACGCGCTGCCGACGAAGGAGAAGGGGCTGGCGGGGAGGCCGGGGCCCGGGGTGGGGCACGTGCGAGGCCTGTACGTGGTGGGAGACTGGGTGGGGAGGGAGGGGATGCTGGTGGACGCCTCGCTGGCGAGCGCCGAGACGGTGGCTCGGGAGCTGCTGAGAGAGGCGGGAGCGAGAGCGGCATGA
- a CDS encoding class I SAM-dependent methyltransferase: protein MTARALLYDAFMTPLGWLGLDRARHRLVEGLSGDVLEVGTGTGLLPSYPPSVASTVAIDIDPDMLARARLRRPGVTLLQADVQQLPFPDRSFDAVVSCLVFCSVEEPARGLAEIRRVLRPGGQLRMLEHVRSPRPALAHLQDGLNPVWCRMSGGCRLNRETVPLVEAAGFRIVQRAQHLREVVEELVAVPV, encoded by the coding sequence ATGACCGCCAGGGCCCTGCTCTACGACGCTTTCATGACTCCCCTCGGATGGCTCGGGCTCGACCGCGCCCGGCACAGGCTCGTCGAGGGGCTCTCCGGTGACGTCCTCGAGGTGGGCACCGGCACCGGGCTCCTCCCCTCCTACCCGCCCTCGGTCGCCTCCACCGTCGCCATCGACATCGACCCCGACATGCTCGCCCGCGCGCGCCTCCGCCGCCCCGGCGTCACGCTCCTCCAGGCCGATGTCCAGCAGCTCCCCTTCCCCGACCGCTCCTTCGACGCCGTCGTCTCCTGCCTCGTCTTCTGTAGTGTGGAGGAGCCCGCCCGTGGCCTCGCGGAGATCCGCCGCGTCCTCCGACCCGGCGGCCAGCTCCGCATGCTCGAGCACGTCCGCTCTCCTCGCCCCGCGCTCGCTCACCTTCAGGATGGGCTCAATCCTGTCTGGTGCCGGATGTCCGGTGGGTGTCGTCTCAATCGGGAGACCGTTCCCCTCGTCGAGGCCGCCGGCTTCCGCATCGTCCAGCGCGCACAGCACCTGCGCGAGGTCGTCGAGGAGCTCGTCGCCGTTCCCGTGTGA
- a CDS encoding alpha/beta fold hydrolase, whose protein sequence is MKAHLLLLFASTALGAPTALAAQTVLPSSPLEAPDSSASFREGTVQLSTGVQLHYVEQGRQDGPVLVLLHGYTDSYLSFDRVLPILPRRFHVYALDQRGHGDSSRPACCYSQSDFAADVAAFLDSQGIQRAVLVGHSMGSFIAQQVALQYPDRVQALVLIGSAPTVHGNPVAADLMSYVDTLSDPIDPAFVRDFQASTFFRPIPPSFLDTAVSESLKVPARVWQASLAGLIAEDHSARLGEISVPSLVVGGDQDGFFPVSEQRALADALPQGSFALYSRTGHAPHVEQPHRFVHDVMRFLRGLHPR, encoded by the coding sequence ATGAAGGCTCATCTGCTCCTGCTCTTCGCCTCCACCGCTCTCGGCGCCCCCACCGCTCTCGCCGCGCAGACGGTCCTCCCTTCCTCACCGCTCGAGGCCCCTGACTCCTCCGCCTCCTTCCGCGAAGGCACCGTCCAGCTCTCCACCGGCGTCCAGCTCCACTACGTCGAGCAGGGTCGTCAGGACGGCCCCGTGCTCGTCCTCCTCCACGGCTACACCGACTCGTACCTCTCCTTCGACCGCGTCCTCCCCATCCTCCCCCGCCGCTTCCACGTCTACGCGCTCGACCAGCGCGGCCATGGTGATTCGTCACGCCCCGCCTGCTGCTACTCGCAATCCGATTTCGCCGCCGACGTCGCCGCCTTCCTCGACTCCCAGGGCATCCAGCGCGCCGTCCTCGTCGGCCACTCCATGGGCAGCTTCATCGCCCAGCAGGTCGCCCTCCAATACCCCGACCGCGTCCAGGCCCTCGTCCTCATCGGCTCGGCCCCCACCGTCCACGGCAACCCCGTCGCCGCCGACCTCATGTCCTACGTCGACACCCTCTCCGATCCCATCGACCCCGCCTTCGTCCGCGACTTCCAGGCCAGCACCTTCTTCCGCCCCATCCCTCCCTCCTTCCTCGACACCGCCGTTTCCGAGAGCCTCAAGGTCCCCGCTCGCGTCTGGCAGGCCTCCCTCGCCGGCCTCATCGCCGAGGACCACTCCGCGCGTCTCGGCGAAATTTCCGTGCCCTCCCTCGTCGTCGGTGGCGATCAGGATGGGTTCTTCCCCGTCTCCGAACAGCGGGCCCTCGCCGATGCCCTCCCCCAGGGCTCCTTCGCCCTCTACTCGCGGACCGGCCACGCTCCCCACGTCGAGCAGCCCCACCGCTTCGTCCATGACGTGATGCGCTTCCTGCGCGGCCTGCATCCGCGGTGA
- a CDS encoding sigma-70 family RNA polymerase sigma factor yields MTSAAHEALERAARENEKFLWGLCYRMTGVAADADELVQETYARALTKQPARPEELRPWLTRVALNLARDRLRRRKREGYEGPWLPSPVETGEEAVPSVEAELPGGGTTEGRYELLESVSFAFLLALEALTPRQRAVLLLRDVFDYSVKEVGESLGMSETNVKVTHHRAREAMETYDRGRCVPTRELQERTRGALMGFLGALATGDVAAAEALLAEPVRALSDGGGEFYAAKVPVVGVRRVALLYRRLMELRGPADAVELRMFNGLPAVVAEWRNCEPRNAARIVMRVETGPDGRITEVHSVLASRKLGNLRESPLPLGEG; encoded by the coding sequence ATGACGTCGGCGGCACACGAGGCGCTGGAGAGAGCGGCGAGGGAGAACGAGAAGTTCCTCTGGGGCCTCTGCTACCGGATGACGGGGGTGGCGGCGGACGCGGACGAGCTGGTGCAGGAGACGTACGCGCGAGCGCTCACGAAGCAACCGGCGCGGCCGGAGGAGCTGCGCCCGTGGCTGACGCGGGTGGCGCTGAACCTGGCGCGGGACAGGCTGAGGAGGAGGAAGCGGGAGGGGTACGAGGGCCCGTGGCTGCCCTCGCCGGTGGAGACGGGGGAGGAGGCGGTGCCGTCGGTGGAGGCGGAGCTGCCTGGGGGAGGGACGACGGAGGGGCGCTACGAGCTATTGGAGAGCGTGTCCTTCGCGTTCCTGCTGGCGCTGGAGGCGCTGACGCCGAGGCAGAGGGCGGTGCTGCTGCTGAGGGACGTATTCGACTACTCGGTGAAGGAGGTGGGGGAGAGCCTGGGGATGAGTGAGACGAACGTGAAGGTGACGCACCATCGGGCGAGAGAGGCGATGGAGACGTACGACCGGGGGAGGTGCGTGCCGACGCGGGAGCTCCAGGAGCGGACGAGGGGTGCGCTGATGGGATTCCTGGGGGCGCTGGCGACAGGGGACGTGGCGGCGGCGGAGGCGTTGCTGGCGGAGCCGGTGAGGGCGTTGTCGGATGGAGGAGGCGAGTTCTACGCGGCGAAGGTACCGGTGGTGGGGGTGAGGAGGGTGGCGCTGCTCTACCGTCGGCTGATGGAGCTGCGAGGCCCGGCGGACGCGGTGGAGTTGCGGATGTTCAACGGCCTGCCGGCGGTGGTGGCGGAGTGGAGGAACTGCGAGCCGCGCAACGCCGCGAGGATCGTGATGCGGGTGGAAACAGGGCCGGATGGACGTATCACCGAGGTGCACTCGGTACTGGCGAGCCGCAAGCTCGGGAACCTGCGTGAATCCCCTCTCCCTCTGGGAGAGGGTTAG
- a CDS encoding rhodanese-like domain-containing protein, giving the protein MTPKELSEKARELVGQGWVLLDVRTPEEYRQGHPEPARNIPVQELPQRVGEVGPPQTKVVVYCQAGGRSAMAVQILRAHGFTDIFDLRSVNNW; this is encoded by the coding sequence ATGACGCCGAAAGAACTGTCGGAGAAGGCCCGGGAGCTGGTGGGGCAGGGGTGGGTGTTGTTGGACGTGAGGACGCCGGAGGAGTACCGGCAGGGGCACCCGGAGCCGGCGAGGAACATTCCGGTGCAGGAGCTGCCGCAGCGGGTGGGGGAGGTAGGACCGCCGCAGACGAAGGTGGTGGTGTACTGCCAGGCGGGGGGTCGGAGCGCGATGGCGGTGCAGATCCTCCGTGCGCACGGCTTCACGGACATCTTCGACCTGAGGTCGGTGAACAACTGGTAG
- the popC gene encoding subtilisin-like protease PopC: MKSYLLVPKESIETQAHPGVRGTEQGERVLQRSTALQFMISGRAPDMLRSLGLRSATLPGRLPEVSTPPTKSRKGRGRGRKNEVDVAASASEGPVMMESASASEVGTYRHMPLIGATMAHFNTEQAERIAREELGRDFEFIPDTVQLTFPGPVSAGQMGPRNQGLSSLQHREWPEECGVLSAHAQGIRGAGVMLGILDTGVDADHPEHMGRLIQFRYVSLFPNSPHNPARDVRGFDPDGHGTHVAGIAAGLNHGVAPEVDLYVASVIESETIRTSLGRVAAGMEWLLHQFSRPENATRPAVVNMSLGFPVQPPPGVSDMEYRLNIRALQTLVRRLVDSNVLPVVAAGNGGAGTAGYPAAFPEALSVGAVDFSRRVASFSASGVVGQRPVPDVMGYGVNVYSSTERRCNNQAFYERMSGTSMAAPYVAGLAALYRCRSPDLTAEEVRDLILDNTLKLPKTPAGRAGRGLAVFK, encoded by the coding sequence ATGAAGTCCTATCTCCTGGTTCCGAAGGAGTCGATCGAGACCCAAGCCCATCCGGGCGTGCGGGGCACGGAGCAGGGAGAGCGGGTGCTGCAGCGCAGCACCGCCCTGCAGTTCATGATCAGCGGGCGGGCGCCAGACATGCTGCGGAGCCTGGGATTGCGCTCCGCGACGCTGCCGGGGCGGCTGCCCGAGGTGAGCACCCCTCCCACCAAGAGCCGCAAGGGGCGGGGCCGCGGCCGCAAGAACGAGGTCGACGTGGCGGCCTCGGCCTCGGAAGGGCCGGTGATGATGGAGTCGGCGTCCGCCTCGGAGGTGGGCACCTACCGGCACATGCCGCTCATCGGCGCCACCATGGCCCACTTCAACACGGAGCAGGCCGAGCGCATCGCCCGGGAGGAGCTCGGGCGCGACTTCGAGTTCATCCCGGACACGGTGCAGCTCACCTTCCCGGGGCCGGTGTCCGCCGGGCAGATGGGGCCGCGCAACCAGGGCCTCTCCTCGCTCCAGCACCGCGAGTGGCCCGAGGAGTGCGGTGTCCTCTCCGCTCACGCCCAGGGCATCCGGGGCGCGGGCGTGATGCTCGGCATCCTCGACACGGGCGTGGACGCGGACCACCCGGAGCACATGGGGCGCCTCATCCAGTTCCGCTACGTCTCGCTCTTCCCCAACTCGCCGCACAACCCGGCGCGTGACGTGCGCGGCTTCGACCCGGATGGGCATGGCACCCACGTGGCCGGCATCGCCGCGGGCCTCAACCACGGCGTCGCTCCGGAGGTGGACCTCTACGTCGCCTCGGTCATCGAGTCCGAAACCATACGCACCAGCCTGGGACGGGTGGCCGCCGGCATGGAATGGCTGCTACACCAGTTCTCGCGTCCCGAGAACGCCACGCGTCCCGCGGTGGTGAACATGTCCCTGGGGTTCCCCGTGCAGCCTCCGCCCGGAGTCAGCGACATGGAGTACCGCCTGAACATCCGGGCCCTGCAGACGCTGGTGCGCCGCCTGGTGGACTCCAACGTCCTGCCCGTGGTGGCGGCTGGTAACGGAGGCGCTGGGACGGCTGGTTACCCAGCGGCCTTCCCCGAGGCCCTCTCCGTGGGGGCGGTCGACTTCTCGAGGCGCGTGGCCAGCTTCTCGGCCAGCGGCGTGGTGGGACAGCGACCTGTTCCCGACGTGATGGGTTATGGCGTGAACGTCTACTCGAGCACAGAACGAAGGTGTAACAACCAGGCGTTCTATGAACGAATGAGCGGAACGAGCATGGCCGCCCCTTACGTCGCGGGTCTGGCCGCGCTATATCGCTGCCGTTCCCCCGACTTGACGGCGGAAGAAGTCAGGGATTTGATTCTGGACAATACGCTGAAGCTGCCCAAGACGCCTGCCGGACGTGCTGGCAGGGGTCTGGCGGTTTTCAAGTAG
- a CDS encoding SDR family oxidoreductase has product MQLKDLKVIVTGGAQGMGAHFATRLHEAGAKVAVGDVNEERLAALPAAIHRRRLDVSKEEECVSFVQWAHESMGGLNGLINNAGILRDSLLVKKDKTTGEVKKLSTADWNAVIGVNLTGATFMVREVVAKMVQTDQRPGVIVNMSSIARHGNRGQSNYVSAKAALAANTVTWSREFAPFGIRVGAVAPGMVETPMTQGMNQKARDALVANIPVGRIGLPEDLWLAVKFVLECDYFNGRTIDVDGGLNM; this is encoded by the coding sequence ATGCAGCTCAAGGACTTGAAGGTCATCGTCACGGGCGGCGCCCAGGGCATGGGCGCTCACTTCGCCACCCGCCTGCACGAGGCCGGCGCCAAGGTCGCCGTGGGCGACGTCAACGAGGAGCGCCTCGCCGCCCTCCCCGCCGCCATCCACCGCCGCCGCCTGGACGTCTCCAAGGAGGAGGAGTGTGTCTCCTTCGTCCAGTGGGCCCACGAGTCCATGGGTGGCCTCAACGGCCTCATCAACAACGCCGGCATCCTCCGCGACTCGCTGCTGGTGAAGAAGGACAAGACCACCGGTGAGGTGAAGAAGCTGTCCACCGCCGACTGGAACGCCGTCATCGGCGTCAACCTCACCGGCGCCACCTTCATGGTGCGCGAGGTGGTGGCGAAGATGGTGCAGACGGATCAGCGCCCCGGCGTCATCGTCAACATGAGTTCCATCGCCCGGCACGGAAACCGCGGGCAGAGCAACTACGTGTCCGCCAAGGCCGCGCTGGCCGCCAACACCGTCACCTGGTCGCGCGAGTTCGCCCCCTTCGGCATCCGCGTGGGCGCCGTCGCCCCCGGTATGGTCGAGACGCCCATGACCCAGGGCATGAACCAGAAGGCCCGTGACGCCCTCGTGGCCAACATCCCCGTGGGCCGCATCGGCCTGCCCGAGGACCTGTGGCTCGCCGTGAAGTTCGTCCTCGAGTGCGACTACTTCAACGGCCGCACCATCGACGTGGACGGCGGCCTCAATATGTAG